One genomic segment of Gammaproteobacteria bacterium includes these proteins:
- a CDS encoding prepilin-type N-terminal cleavage/methylation domain-containing protein, with amino-acid sequence MKRRTKGFTLIELMIAVAIVAILAAIAYPSYVSQVQQARRADAQGALVSLSNAMERYFAANNTYVGAALGAGGIFSSTVPIDGGTPTYNLSITAVTANTYTLQAAPVGAQAGNGNVRLTSTGIKTWDANNNGSYDHSW; translated from the coding sequence ATGAAAAGGAGAACAAAGGGATTTACCTTGATTGAACTTATGATCGCGGTGGCAATCGTCGCCATACTGGCGGCGATTGCCTACCCTTCCTATGTCAGTCAAGTTCAGCAAGCGCGGCGTGCGGATGCTCAGGGGGCTTTGGTAAGCTTAAGTAATGCGATGGAACGCTACTTTGCTGCCAATAATACCTATGTTGGTGCTGCACTCGGGGCTGGGGGGATTTTTTCAAGCACGGTCCCGATTGACGGTGGCACCCCCACCTACAATCTTTCCATTACCGCCGTCACTGCCAACACCTACACCCTGCAGGCGGCTCCCGTAGGGGCACAGGCCGGAAACGGCAACGTAAGATTGACAAGCACGGGTATCAAAACCTGGGATGCCAATAACAATGGCAGCTATGATCACAGCTGGTAG
- the pilV gene encoding type IV pilus modification protein PilV: MNGTHFALKQRGLTILEILIALVILAVGLLGVAGLQASALRNNHSAYLKSQATTMVMDMADRIRANPRGATLYAGYDSANAKPEDPGCLNKGCSSSQLSQYDLYEWHQQLTNLKQPLLPGGRGIITLNGDTYSVVILWQEAWDSSTHAQCIADQAADYACFSTNFRL, translated from the coding sequence GTGAACGGAACTCACTTCGCTTTAAAACAGCGTGGTCTTACTATATTGGAAATTCTGATCGCCCTCGTCATTCTGGCTGTCGGGCTGCTGGGCGTGGCCGGATTACAAGCCTCGGCCCTGCGCAACAACCATAGTGCCTATCTCAAGAGCCAGGCGACGACGATGGTGATGGACATGGCTGACCGCATTCGCGCCAATCCTCGCGGCGCGACCCTGTATGCGGGCTATGACAGCGCTAACGCCAAGCCAGAGGATCCTGGTTGTCTGAACAAGGGTTGTAGCAGCAGTCAATTGTCGCAATACGATCTCTATGAGTGGCACCAACAACTCACTAACCTCAAACAACCATTATTGCCTGGTGGGCGCGGCATTATCACCCTGAATGGGGATACTTATTCAGTCGTCATCCTCTGGCAAGAGGCTTGGGATAGCAGCACTCATGCTCAGTGCATTGCCGATCAGGCCGCCGACTACGCCTGTTTCAGCACGAATTTCCGCTTATGA
- a CDS encoding PilW family protein produces the protein MRIQLHLQPCRVRHAHAASVNPTSGAHGAPYRIGNLALRQRGLSLVEMMIAITLGMILIAGVIQIFSSSKQTYRVQEAMGRLQENARFALDVLGHDLRMAGNLGCNSSVTPQNHVADLPDFGSGIAGYESNMLPAPIYADKTLKTGEVIKNTDAVLVNSTEDNFAVINAAGTSISINKNDSKIFENGDIVIISDCHNAEIVRLNAVNTSTGQITIASALSNTYRSDAQIGHLHSAIYYLATDTNTGLRNLYRRRLQEKGGTPSVVPEPLIEGIEDMQILYGEDVNGDGNTLRYVAANHADMKKVVSLRLHLLFTSLEKNLAPGPQSYWFNGAMVTQPANTTDRRLFRAFTTTVKLRNKAIQS, from the coding sequence ATGAGAATTCAACTTCACCTCCAGCCATGTAGGGTGCGCCATGCGCACGCGGCATCAGTTAATCCAACTTCTGGTGCGCACGGCGCACCCTACCGAATCGGTAATCTGGCGTTACGGCAGCGCGGCTTGAGCTTGGTGGAGATGATGATCGCCATTACATTGGGGATGATTTTGATCGCAGGCGTCATCCAGATTTTTAGCTCATCGAAACAAACCTACCGCGTTCAGGAGGCCATGGGGCGCCTTCAGGAGAATGCCCGCTTTGCATTGGATGTGCTCGGACATGACTTAAGAATGGCGGGGAATCTGGGTTGTAACAGTAGCGTCACCCCCCAAAATCACGTCGCTGATCTGCCCGATTTTGGTTCCGGTATTGCAGGTTATGAGTCGAACATGTTACCGGCGCCGATATACGCCGACAAAACGTTAAAAACAGGCGAGGTCATCAAGAATACCGACGCTGTCTTGGTTAACTCCACTGAAGACAACTTCGCCGTCATTAACGCAGCAGGAACCTCAATTTCTATAAACAAAAACGATAGCAAAATATTTGAGAACGGCGACATAGTCATTATCAGCGATTGCCATAATGCTGAAATTGTTAGACTTAACGCTGTCAACACCAGCACTGGGCAGATCACCATCGCCAGTGCTTTGAGCAACACCTATCGGAGCGATGCTCAAATCGGCCATCTTCACTCCGCGATCTATTACCTTGCCACTGATACCAACACTGGCCTTCGCAATCTCTACCGTCGCCGCTTACAGGAAAAAGGGGGGACTCCTAGCGTTGTGCCTGAGCCTCTAATAGAAGGCATCGAAGACATGCAAATCCTTTACGGCGAAGACGTCAATGGCGATGGTAATACCCTCCGCTATGTCGCCGCCAATCATGCCGATATGAAAAAAGTGGTGAGCCTGCGTCTTCATCTATTGTTCACCTCGCTGGAGAAGAATCTCGCGCCAGGCCCACAAAGCTATTGGTTCAATGGTGCAATGGTTACCCAGCCCGCCAACACCACAGACCGGCGTCTGTTCCGCGCCTTTACCACGACCGTTAAACTCCGCAATAAGGCTATCCAGTCATGA
- a CDS encoding type IV pilin protein, whose translation MHRRRIGFTLIELMIAVAIIGILAAITYPAYQDQIRKSRRSDGIALLTNGIALQERYFTDHNTYTVMLADLGYTANAPSEHNFYQMSAVACGAGIKECVQLTAVPQGAQATDGNLVINSTGTKTRNGKPGWD comes from the coding sequence ATGCACAGAAGACGCATCGGCTTTACTTTGATTGAACTGATGATCGCCGTGGCCATCATTGGAATTTTGGCCGCGATCACTTACCCAGCCTACCAGGACCAGATACGCAAATCGCGGCGATCCGATGGCATTGCACTGCTGACCAATGGTATTGCGCTACAAGAGCGTTACTTTACCGACCACAACACCTATACAGTAATGTTGGCTGACCTAGGTTACACGGCCAACGCCCCGTCAGAGCATAACTTTTATCAAATGTCTGCCGTTGCCTGCGGCGCCGGCATCAAGGAATGTGTTCAACTTACCGCTGTCCCACAAGGTGCCCAGGCCACGGATGGCAACCTTGTTATTAACTCTACCGGCACCAAGACCCGTAATGGCAAGCCGGGATGGGATTAA
- the ispH gene encoding 4-hydroxy-3-methylbut-2-enyl diphosphate reductase, protein MDVLLANPRGFCAGVDRAISIVERALEVFGAPIYVRHEVVHNKFVVDGLRQRGAVFVDELSEVPDDATVIFSAHGVSKAVWHEAEQRGLKIFDATCPLVTKVHLEVMRYAKEGREVILIGHEGHPEVEGTLGQYAPEVGKGGAYLVEDVSDVAALSVKNSDHLAFVTQTTLSVDDARAIIDALRERFPKIVGPRKDDICYATQNRQDAVKDLASRSEMILVVGSPNSSNSNRLRELAEKSGAKAHLIDDASQIQREWLQDVRSVGVTAGASAPEVLVQAVIERLKEWGAAHVEQVTGREENITFSLPKDLQKTSA, encoded by the coding sequence ATGGACGTTTTATTAGCCAATCCCCGAGGTTTTTGCGCCGGCGTCGATCGGGCGATCAGTATCGTTGAGCGAGCGCTGGAAGTGTTCGGCGCGCCGATCTACGTTCGTCATGAAGTGGTGCATAACAAATTTGTGGTCGATGGTCTACGTCAGCGTGGTGCGGTATTTGTTGATGAACTGAGTGAAGTGCCGGATGATGCGACGGTCATTTTCAGCGCGCACGGGGTTTCCAAGGCGGTTTGGCATGAGGCCGAACAACGTGGTTTAAAAATATTCGATGCGACCTGTCCCTTGGTAACTAAAGTGCATCTGGAAGTGATGCGCTACGCCAAAGAAGGCCGTGAAGTGATTTTGATAGGTCATGAGGGGCATCCCGAAGTGGAGGGTACGTTAGGTCAGTACGCGCCTGAAGTGGGGAAGGGTGGGGCTTATCTGGTTGAGGATGTGTCGGACGTTGCTGCGTTATCGGTAAAGAATTCTGATCACCTGGCCTTTGTCACACAAACAACACTGTCAGTGGACGATGCGCGTGCAATTATTGATGCGCTGCGCGAGCGGTTTCCAAAGATTGTTGGGCCACGCAAAGATGATATTTGTTATGCCACTCAGAATCGTCAGGATGCGGTGAAAGATCTGGCAAGCCGTTCTGAAATGATCCTGGTCGTGGGTTCGCCTAACAGCTCAAATTCCAATCGGTTGCGGGAATTGGCAGAGAAGTCGGGTGCCAAGGCGCATTTGATTGACGACGCGAGCCAAATTCAGCGCGAATGGTTGCAAGACGTTCGCTCTGTTGGTGTGACGGCTGGCGCATCAGCACCAGAAGTTTTGGTGCAGGCGGTGATCGAGCGGCTGAAGGAATGGGGCGCGGCGCACGTTGAGCAAGTGACGGGACGTGAAGAAAATATTACCTTCTCCCTGCCGAAAGATTTGCAGAAAACCTCTGCTTAA
- a CDS encoding lipoprotein signal peptidase, whose translation MLRWLWLSVAVIALDQITKNIVVSMLPPYSPVELLPGLNFMLAYNTGAAFSFLADAGGWQRWFFVTLALAVSVFIVLWIKRLTVAERWVVVGLTLVLGGALGNVWDRIVIGHVVDFIDVYYEQWHWPAFNIADSAITVGVVLLLIDGLRRKNADDESAKRSE comes from the coding sequence ATGTTGCGTTGGTTATGGTTGTCGGTGGCAGTGATCGCGCTTGACCAGATCACTAAAAATATCGTGGTATCTATGTTGCCACCCTATTCACCTGTGGAGTTGCTTCCTGGGTTGAATTTCATGTTGGCCTATAATACTGGGGCAGCGTTTAGTTTTCTGGCAGACGCGGGTGGTTGGCAGCGCTGGTTTTTTGTGACGTTGGCGCTTGCGGTGTCGGTATTTATCGTGCTGTGGATCAAACGCCTGACAGTCGCTGAACGCTGGGTTGTTGTGGGTTTGACCTTGGTATTGGGTGGCGCTTTGGGAAATGTTTGGGATCGCATTGTCATCGGTCACGTCGTCGATTTTATTGATGTCTATTATGAGCAGTGGCATTGGCCGGCATTTAATATCGCTGACTCGGCGATTACGGTGGGCGTGGTGTTGTTGCTGATCGATGGGTTGAGAAGAAAAAATGCCGACGATGAAAGCGCGAAGCGCAGTGAATGA
- the ileS gene encoding isoleucine--tRNA ligase, with the protein MADYKHTLNLPNTEFPMKASLPNREPEMVKQWQAMDLYGKLRAAGDRRDKFILHDGPPYANGQIHIGHAVNKVLKDIIVKSKAMSGLDAPYVPGWDCHGLPIELQVEKKVGKAGYKVDAKTFRQACRSYAQEQVSQQREDFKRLGVIGDWDNPYLTMDYKFEADIVRSLGRIVKNGHLHKGSKPVHWCVDCGSALAEAEVEYEDKTSPAIDVRFTVLDDVAFMQRCHHVEAHEGKGPISVVIWTTTPWTLPANQAVCLNPDLDYAVVQCEGEHGVERLVIAEALLKDAMARYEFNDYRIVAYSKGSALEGLELAHPFYNREVPIILGDHVTTDAGTGAVHTAPGHGQDDYVVGTRYSLKVDNPVGGDGKFLPNTELFAGEHVFKANDSVIEVLKSKGKLVRAAALRHSYPHCWRHKTPIIFRATPQWFISMEQNGLRDQAMQAIKDSKWLPDWGQARIEGMVAKRPDWCVSRQRTWGVPIALFVHKETGHLHPRTEELVETVAKRIEQGGIDAWFDLNTADLLGTDAAQYDKVSDTLDVWFDSGVTHAAVLERRPELQLPADLYLEGSDQHRGWFQSSLLTAVAMRGKAPYKAVLTHGFTVDAKGEKMSKSKGNIVAPQQVANSLGADILRLWVAATDYRAEMSVSDEILKRTADAYRRMRNTARFLLSNLNGFDPALHSVPVDQMLALDRWALQRARLLQMEVKAAYDKYEFHRIYQDVHNFCAVDLGGFYLDIVKDRQYTTQTESIARRSCQTAMYHIAEAMVRWLAPILSFTAEEIWSNIPGKRAESVFLATWHEFPVVNEEAFGAEFWTEVLEVREAVKKELERLRVAGGIGGSLDAEVDLFCGRELHDRLIKLGDELRFVLITSYARVHNTTVVPEETTHYTLSNNDEIWVQVSPSEHGKCVRCWHHRDDVGTNAEHPELCGRCVENVAGNGEQRRFA; encoded by the coding sequence ATGGCGGATTACAAACATACCTTGAACTTGCCCAATACCGAATTTCCGATGAAGGCAAGTTTGCCGAATCGCGAACCGGAAATGGTAAAACAATGGCAGGCGATGGATCTCTACGGCAAGTTGCGTGCAGCGGGCGACCGTCGCGATAAATTCATCCTGCATGACGGCCCGCCCTATGCCAACGGCCAGATTCACATCGGTCATGCCGTGAACAAGGTGTTGAAGGATATTATCGTCAAATCCAAAGCGATGAGCGGCCTCGATGCGCCCTATGTGCCGGGTTGGGATTGTCATGGCCTGCCCATCGAATTGCAGGTCGAAAAGAAAGTCGGCAAGGCAGGCTACAAGGTTGATGCCAAAACTTTTCGTCAGGCCTGTCGCAGTTATGCTCAGGAACAAGTGAGTCAGCAGCGCGAAGACTTCAAACGCCTGGGCGTGATCGGTGATTGGGATAATCCTTATCTCACCATGGATTATAAATTCGAAGCGGATATTGTTCGCAGCTTGGGCCGCATTGTGAAAAACGGCCATTTGCACAAAGGCAGTAAGCCAGTGCATTGGTGTGTCGATTGCGGTTCGGCATTGGCGGAAGCGGAAGTTGAATACGAAGACAAAACATCGCCTGCCATCGACGTGCGCTTCACGGTGCTGGATGATGTGGCCTTCATGCAGCGTTGCCATCACGTTGAAGCACACGAAGGCAAGGGGCCGATTTCAGTCGTGATTTGGACCACCACGCCCTGGACCCTGCCTGCTAATCAAGCAGTGTGTTTGAATCCGGATCTGGATTACGCCGTGGTTCAATGCGAAGGTGAACATGGTGTCGAACGTTTGGTGATCGCCGAAGCACTGCTGAAAGACGCGATGGCACGTTATGAATTCAACGATTACCGCATCGTGGCTTACAGCAAGGGCAGCGCGCTGGAAGGTTTGGAGCTGGCGCATCCGTTTTATAACCGCGAAGTCCCCATCATTCTTGGCGATCACGTGACAACCGACGCCGGTACCGGTGCGGTGCATACCGCGCCGGGCCATGGTCAGGATGACTATGTGGTCGGTACACGTTACAGCTTGAAAGTGGATAATCCGGTGGGTGGTGACGGCAAGTTTCTACCGAATACCGAATTGTTTGCCGGTGAACATGTGTTCAAGGCCAATGATTCAGTGATTGAAGTGTTAAAGAGCAAAGGCAAGCTGGTGCGTGCAGCTGCCTTGCGTCACAGTTATCCGCATTGCTGGCGCCACAAAACGCCGATAATTTTCCGCGCCACGCCGCAGTGGTTTATCAGCATGGAGCAGAATGGCCTGCGCGATCAGGCGATGCAGGCGATCAAGGATTCAAAGTGGTTGCCCGACTGGGGGCAGGCGCGTATTGAAGGCATGGTTGCCAAACGTCCGGACTGGTGTGTTTCGCGCCAGCGCACCTGGGGTGTACCGATTGCCTTGTTTGTGCACAAGGAAACCGGGCACTTGCATCCGCGGACTGAAGAATTAGTTGAGACTGTTGCCAAACGTATCGAGCAAGGTGGTATTGATGCCTGGTTTGATCTTAACACCGCTGACTTGTTAGGTACCGATGCGGCGCAGTATGACAAGGTGAGCGATACGCTGGATGTTTGGTTTGATTCCGGTGTGACCCACGCTGCCGTGCTGGAGCGACGTCCAGAATTACAACTGCCTGCGGATTTGTATCTGGAAGGATCGGATCAGCATCGTGGTTGGTTTCAGTCGTCATTGCTGACAGCGGTAGCAATGCGCGGTAAAGCACCATACAAAGCGGTGTTGACGCATGGCTTTACTGTCGATGCCAAAGGCGAAAAGATGTCCAAGTCCAAGGGCAATATCGTCGCGCCGCAGCAAGTCGCGAATTCACTGGGCGCCGATATTCTGCGCTTGTGGGTCGCGGCGACGGATTATCGTGCCGAGATGAGTGTGTCGGATGAGATTTTGAAACGCACGGCGGATGCATATCGCCGGATGCGTAATACGGCGCGCTTCCTGCTTTCAAATTTGAATGGCTTTGATCCGGCGCTACACAGTGTGCCGGTCGATCAGATGCTGGCGCTGGATCGTTGGGCGCTGCAACGGGCGCGTCTGTTGCAGATGGAAGTGAAAGCCGCTTACGACAAGTATGAGTTCCACCGGATTTATCAGGATGTGCATAATTTTTGCGCTGTCGATCTAGGCGGTTTTTATCTCGATATCGTTAAAGATCGGCAATACACCACGCAAACCGAAAGCATCGCGCGCCGTTCCTGCCAAACAGCGATGTATCACATTGCCGAGGCCATGGTGCGCTGGTTGGCACCAATTCTCAGTTTCACCGCCGAAGAGATCTGGAGCAATATTCCGGGTAAACGTGCCGAATCCGTTTTTTTAGCGACCTGGCATGAATTCCCTGTCGTGAACGAAGAGGCCTTTGGTGCTGAATTCTGGACAGAGGTGCTGGAAGTCCGCGAAGCAGTCAAGAAAGAGTTGGAACGTTTACGTGTTGCTGGCGGAATTGGTGGTTCACTCGATGCCGAAGTCGATCTGTTCTGTGGCCGCGAGTTGCATGATCGCTTGATAAAGTTAGGTGATGAATTGCGGTTTGTGTTGATCACTTCCTATGCCCGTGTTCATAACACCACGGTTGTTCCAGAAGAGACCACGCATTACACGCTGAGCAATAATGATGAAATATGGGTGCAAGTGTCTCCCTCTGAACATGGCAAGTGTGTGCGCTGCTGGCATCATCGCGACGATGTGGGAACCAATGCCGAACATCCTGAGTTGTGTGGTCGTTGTGTCGAGAATGTCGCTGGTAACGGTGAACAGCGGCGTTTTGCTTGA
- the ribF gene encoding bifunctional riboflavin kinase/FAD synthetase, translating into MELIRGLHGLRPRHRGCVLSIGNFDGVHLGHQAVLGQLAEAGGKLNVPTLVVMFEPQPQEYFLGANTPPRLMRLREKLQALRRYSVDRVLVLPFNEQLAQMPAADFIERVLVQGLDARYVAVGDDFRFGHQRQGDFASLQAAGERHGFQVVNMHSFNIDGERVSSTRIRQALVAGDMATAEKLLGRSYRMTGRVARGDQRGRTIGFPTANLYLHRKVTPVQGVFAVEMFGVEGEPQPGVANVGIRPTVDGTRSLLEVHLLNFSGDLYGRYVEVAFLKKLRDEKRFESLEALKAQIVRDAETARAYFAMDSTPGNDRQLQIK; encoded by the coding sequence ATGGAATTAATTCGCGGTCTGCATGGTTTGCGGCCACGCCATCGCGGCTGCGTGCTGAGCATCGGCAATTTCGATGGTGTGCATCTGGGGCATCAGGCGGTGCTGGGGCAATTGGCGGAGGCTGGGGGCAAGTTGAATGTGCCGACGCTGGTGGTGATGTTTGAACCACAGCCACAGGAATATTTTTTGGGTGCCAATACGCCGCCGCGCTTGATGCGGCTACGCGAGAAATTGCAGGCCTTACGGCGTTATTCGGTGGATCGGGTGTTGGTGTTGCCGTTTAATGAACAGTTGGCGCAAATGCCGGCTGCTGATTTTATCGAACGTGTGTTGGTGCAGGGCTTGGATGCGCGTTATGTTGCGGTTGGCGATGATTTTCGTTTTGGTCATCAACGCCAGGGCGACTTTGCCTCGTTGCAGGCGGCAGGTGAGCGGCACGGCTTTCAAGTCGTGAACATGCACAGTTTTAATATTGACGGTGAGCGGGTGAGCAGCACGCGTATTCGTCAGGCGCTAGTGGCGGGTGATATGGCGACGGCGGAAAAATTGCTGGGGCGCAGTTATCGCATGACGGGTCGCGTGGCGCGTGGTGATCAGCGCGGTCGGACGATAGGTTTTCCTACCGCTAATCTTTATTTGCACCGCAAAGTAACACCGGTGCAGGGCGTGTTTGCAGTGGAGATGTTTGGTGTAGAAGGTGAGCCGCAACCGGGCGTCGCCAATGTTGGTATCCGGCCGACGGTAGATGGCACGCGAAGTTTGTTGGAAGTGCATTTGTTAAATTTCAGCGGTGATTTATACGGTCGCTATGTCGAAGTCGCGTTTTTGAAGAAGCTACGTGATGAAAAGCGGTTTGAATCGCTGGAAGCACTTAAGGCGCAGATTGTGCGGGATGCGGAAACTGCGCGGGCGTATTTTGCGATGGATTCAACGCCTGGTAATGATCGGCAATTACAAATTAAATGA
- the murJ gene encoding murein biosynthesis integral membrane protein MurJ: MSKSLAKSTAKVGMLTMLSRVLGYIRDVAMARMFGASAEADAFFVAFKIPNLLRRITAEGALSQAFIPVLSEYRTQRGETEVQHLVERVAGTLFGVLTLIMIVGVAAAPVLIMAFAPGFIDEGGKFDLASALLRVTFPYILLVSLSALAGAVLNSYGRFTIPALMPTFLNISMISGTLWLAPLLDEPIMAVAWSVFFGGILQLVLQFPALRKIGLLRWPRWGWRDSGVRRVISLMLPSIFGSSVSQINLLLNTIIASFMISGSVSWLYYSDRLVELPLGVIGVALGTVILPSLSRNVAERSAAEFSQTLDWGMRWVMLIGIPATVGLMVLSGPLLATLFYYGEFTRHDLEMSNYSLITYSFGLLSFMLVKVLAPGFYARQDTRTPVRFAMISIAVNMGFNLLVVVPMILLHLPAPHAGLALATALAGYVNVWQLYRALRREDIYQPQAGWKRLWGQMLLANGAMAALLLFGVPGLEQWATWNAAQRGQNLGLWVGAALLVYGVTLHLLGVNLSGLLGRRKRA, encoded by the coding sequence ATGAGTAAATCGCTGGCCAAATCCACTGCCAAGGTGGGCATGCTAACCATGTTGTCGCGGGTGCTGGGCTATATCCGTGACGTGGCCATGGCCCGGATGTTCGGTGCCAGTGCCGAGGCCGACGCCTTCTTCGTCGCCTTTAAAATCCCCAATCTGTTGCGGCGGATCACGGCCGAGGGGGCGTTGTCCCAGGCCTTCATCCCGGTGTTATCGGAATACCGCACCCAGCGCGGTGAGACCGAGGTCCAGCACCTGGTCGAGCGTGTGGCCGGCACCCTGTTTGGGGTGCTGACGCTAATTATGATCGTTGGCGTGGCGGCGGCGCCAGTGTTGATCATGGCCTTTGCCCCGGGATTTATTGATGAGGGCGGCAAGTTCGATCTCGCCAGCGCGCTGTTACGGGTGACGTTCCCCTATATTTTATTGGTCTCGCTCTCGGCACTGGCGGGGGCGGTGCTCAATAGTTATGGCCGGTTTACCATCCCGGCGTTGATGCCGACGTTTCTGAACATCTCCATGATCAGTGGCACCCTGTGGCTGGCGCCGCTGCTGGATGAGCCAATCATGGCCGTGGCCTGGAGCGTGTTTTTCGGCGGTATTTTACAGCTGGTGCTGCAATTTCCGGCGTTGCGCAAGATTGGCCTATTGCGTTGGCCGCGTTGGGGCTGGCGCGATTCCGGCGTGCGGCGGGTGATTAGTCTCATGTTGCCGTCGATTTTTGGCTCATCCGTGTCGCAGATCAATTTGTTGCTCAACACCATCATCGCTTCGTTCATGATCAGCGGCAGCGTGTCGTGGTTGTATTACTCGGATCGGTTGGTGGAATTGCCGTTGGGCGTGATCGGCGTGGCGTTGGGGACGGTGATCCTGCCGAGCCTGTCGCGCAATGTGGCCGAGCGTTCTGCGGCAGAATTTTCGCAAACCCTGGATTGGGGGATGCGCTGGGTGATGCTGATTGGTATCCCAGCGACGGTCGGGTTGATGGTGTTGTCTGGCCCCTTGCTGGCAACGCTGTTTTATTACGGCGAATTTACCCGGCATGACCTGGAAATGTCGAATTACAGCCTGATTACCTATTCCTTTGGTTTGCTGTCGTTCATGCTGGTGAAGGTGTTGGCGCCTGGTTTTTATGCCCGTCAGGACACGCGCACGCCAGTGCGCTTTGCCATGATCTCGATTGCGGTGAACATGGGTTTTAACCTGCTGGTGGTCGTGCCCATGATTCTGCTGCATTTGCCAGCGCCGCATGCGGGATTGGCGCTGGCGACGGCGTTGGCGGGCTATGTCAATGTCTGGCAGTTGTACCGTGCCTTGCGGCGTGAGGATATTTATCAACCGCAGGCCGGTTGGAAACGGCTCTGGGGGCAGATGTTATTGGCCAACGGGGCGATGGCGGCGCTGTTGCTGTTTGGGGTGCCCGGGCTGGAACAATGGGCGACCTGGAATGCAGCACAGAGGGGCCAGAACCTTGGGTTATGGGTGGGTGCGGCATTGCTGGTGTATGGGGTGACGCTGCATTTGCTGGGCGTGAATCTATCGGGCTTGCTGGGGAGGCGGAAGCGGGCGTAA
- the rpsT gene encoding 30S ribosomal protein S20 has product MANTAQAKKRARQAEKHRELNSSQRSTLRTAIKKAVGAIKAGNKTEATAAYQAAVPVIDSMARKGLIHMNKAARHKSRLNQHLKAL; this is encoded by the coding sequence TTGGCTAATACCGCACAAGCAAAGAAACGCGCCCGTCAGGCCGAAAAACACCGTGAGCTGAACTCCAGCCAGCGTTCGACGCTGCGCACCGCTATTAAAAAGGCTGTGGGCGCCATCAAGGCCGGCAACAAGACCGAAGCCACTGCTGCCTACCAGGCCGCCGTCCCGGTCATCGACTCTATGGCACGTAAGGGCCTGATCCACATGAACAAGGCTGCCCGCCACAAGAGCCGCCTGAACCAGCACCTCAAGGCGCTGTAA
- a CDS encoding glutamate 5-kinase translates to MTDNRQRLGKSRRWVVKVGSSLVTNDGRGLNHEIIAAWVEQIAALRQSGAQVVLVSSGAVAEGMKRLGWKTRPRELHQLQAAAAVGQMGLVQAYESYFQRFAIHTAQVLLTHEDLADRRRYLNARSTLRTLLDLGVVPVINENDTVAVDEIRFGDNDTLAALVGNLVEAELLVLLTDQAGMYESDPRQNPNAVFIRERQAGDPDLIRMASGGGVGSLGRGGMVTKVKAAERAARSGTATLIAPGRESGVLQKIAAGEEIGTLLLPGRQPLAARKRWMAGHMKLTGRLTLDDGAVKVLCESGRSLLAVGVRAVDGEFGRGELVVCQNAAGKEIARGLVNYSADETRKIMGQASERIESILGYVDELELIHRDNLVLM, encoded by the coding sequence ATGACTGACAATCGCCAACGCTTGGGTAAATCGCGCCGCTGGGTGGTGAAGGTCGGCAGTTCTCTGGTCACGAATGATGGCCGCGGTTTAAATCACGAAATCATTGCTGCCTGGGTCGAACAGATCGCGGCGCTACGCCAGTCCGGTGCGCAGGTGGTGCTGGTGTCTTCCGGTGCCGTCGCTGAAGGCATGAAGCGTCTTGGCTGGAAGACGCGTCCTCGTGAATTGCACCAGTTACAGGCCGCGGCTGCCGTCGGACAGATGGGCTTGGTGCAGGCCTACGAGTCTTATTTTCAACGCTTTGCCATACACACCGCGCAGGTGTTGCTGACCCATGAGGATCTGGCGGATCGCCGTCGTTATCTCAACGCCCGGAGTACCTTGCGCACCCTGCTTGATCTGGGTGTGGTGCCGGTGATCAATGAAAACGATACCGTGGCGGTGGACGAGATTCGCTTTGGCGACAACGATACACTGGCGGCGCTGGTGGGGAATCTGGTCGAGGCCGAATTGCTGGTGCTGCTGACCGATCAGGCCGGTATGTATGAGAGCGATCCGCGCCAAAATCCGAATGCGGTGTTTATTCGTGAACGGCAGGCGGGTGATCCTGATCTGATTCGAATGGCCTCCGGTGGTGGGGTGGGTTCGCTGGGCCGGGGTGGGATGGTGACCAAGGTCAAGGCAGCAGAGCGCGCGGCCCGGTCCGGGACGGCGACCTTGATTGCCCCTGGCCGCGAGTCTGGCGTGCTGCAGAAGATCGCTGCAGGCGAGGAGATCGGTACCCTGCTGTTGCCTGGTCGTCAGCCCTTGGCCGCCCGTAAGCGCTGGATGGCGGGGCATATGAAGCTCACGGGTCGTTTGACCCTGGATGATGGCGCAGTGAAGGTGCTGTGCGAGTCCGGCCGCAGTCTGCTGGCAGTGGGGGTGAGGGCGGTCGATGGTGAATTTGGCCGGGGCGAACTGGTGGTTTGTCAGAATGCGGCTGGCAAGGAGATCGCCCGCGGTCTGGTGAATTACAGCGCCGATGAGACCCGCAAGATCATGGGGCAGGCGAGTGAGCGGATTGAGTCAATCCTCGGTTACGTGGACGAGCTGGAGCTGATCCACCGCGATAACTTGGTGTTGATGTAA